One Maribacter dokdonensis DSW-8 genomic region harbors:
- the ytxJ gene encoding bacillithiol system redox-active protein YtxJ, protein MGLFGGLFGGSKSGEGDNSSNIPWISLTSIDQLKDIKEASNSKPQLIFKHSTTCGISRMVLNMFKSSYSLEEGQMNLYFLDLLAHRDVSNGVASEFGVTHQSPQLLIIKNGEVVVHDSHGSISEINIHQYV, encoded by the coding sequence ATGGGATTATTTGGTGGATTATTTGGAGGTTCAAAGAGTGGGGAAGGTGATAATTCATCTAATATACCTTGGATATCTTTGACATCTATAGATCAGTTAAAGGATATTAAAGAAGCTTCAAATAGTAAGCCCCAACTCATATTTAAGCATTCTACCACGTGTGGAATAAGCAGAATGGTTTTAAATATGTTTAAAAGCAGTTATAGTTTGGAAGAAGGACAAATGAATTTGTATTTTCTAGATCTACTAGCTCATAGAGATGTCTCTAATGGTGTTGCGTCAGAATTTGGGGTAACCCATCAATCTCCACAACTTTTGATCATAAAAAATGGGGAAGTAGTGGTACATGATTCACATGGGTCAATTTCAGAAATAAATATACATCAATATGTATAA
- the glyA gene encoding serine hydroxymethyltransferase gives MQRDTTIFNLIEEEKQRQINGIELIASENFTSPQVMEAQGSVLTNKYAEGYPGKRYYGGCEVVDKVEQLAIDRAKELFGAAYANVQPHSGSQANAAVYHACLKPGDKILGFDLSHGGHLTHGSPVNFSGRLYTPVFYGVDKETGRLDYDKIQEIATKEQPKLIIAGASAYSRDMDFERFRKIADSVNAILLADISHPAGLIAKGLLSDPIPHCHIVTTTTHKTLRGPRGGLILMGKDFENPFGIKLKNGNLRKMSALLDLAVFPGNQGGPLEHVIAGKAIAFGEALTDSYATYISQVKKNADAMAKAFVKLDYNIISDGTDNHMMLIDLRNKDISGKDAEKALVLADITANKNMVPFDDKSPFVTSGIRFGTAAITTRGLVESDMEKVVEFIDQVIMNPENESIIKEVRGKVNEMMKTRPIFNA, from the coding sequence ATGCAACGCGATACCACAATTTTTAATCTTATTGAAGAAGAGAAACAACGCCAAATCAACGGCATTGAGTTAATTGCCTCTGAAAATTTTACAAGTCCTCAAGTAATGGAGGCTCAAGGTTCTGTACTTACCAATAAATATGCCGAAGGATACCCTGGTAAAAGGTATTATGGTGGTTGTGAAGTAGTAGATAAAGTAGAGCAATTGGCCATAGATAGGGCAAAAGAGTTATTTGGTGCAGCATATGCGAATGTACAACCACACTCTGGGTCGCAAGCAAATGCAGCTGTATATCATGCATGTTTAAAGCCAGGAGATAAAATTTTAGGTTTTGATTTATCACATGGAGGTCATTTAACGCATGGTTCTCCCGTAAATTTTTCTGGAAGATTGTATACCCCTGTTTTTTATGGAGTAGACAAGGAAACCGGAAGGTTGGATTATGATAAAATTCAGGAAATAGCAACAAAAGAACAACCAAAATTGATAATTGCTGGTGCATCTGCATATTCAAGGGATATGGACTTTGAACGTTTTCGTAAAATTGCCGATAGTGTAAATGCTATTTTACTTGCAGATATTTCTCACCCTGCAGGTTTAATTGCTAAAGGGCTTTTAAGTGATCCAATTCCGCATTGTCACATTGTTACGACAACAACTCACAAAACGTTAAGAGGACCAAGGGGAGGTTTAATATTGATGGGCAAGGATTTTGAAAATCCGTTTGGTATAAAACTTAAGAATGGAAACTTAAGAAAAATGTCGGCATTATTGGACTTAGCGGTTTTTCCAGGAAATCAAGGTGGACCGTTAGAGCATGTTATTGCCGGTAAAGCAATTGCCTTTGGTGAGGCTTTGACAGATTCATATGCTACTTATATTTCTCAAGTAAAGAAAAATGCCGATGCCATGGCTAAGGCCTTTGTAAAACTTGATTACAATATTATTTCTGATGGTACCGATAACCATATGATGCTTATTGATTTAAGAAACAAAGATATTTCTGGTAAAGATGCGGAGAAAGCCTTAGTGTTGGCTGATATCACTGCAAATAAGAATATGGTGCCATTTGATGACAAATCTCCGTTTGTAACATCTGGTATTAGATTTGGGACTGCAGCAATTACTACTAGAGGTCTAGTGGAATCTGATATGGAAAAGGTTGTTGAATTTATTGATCAGGTAATTATGAATCCTGAGAATGAATCAATAATAAAAGAGGTTAGAGGTAAGGTCAACGAAATGATGAAAACAAGACCAATTTTTAATGCCTAA